The Metamycoplasma canadense genomic interval AAAGAAACAAAACAAAATTTAAACAATTCAGCTAATTTTAATTTACAAAAAAGTAATTTATTATTAGAATTGGAGAAATATTATGGAATTTAAACTTTTTATTATTGGAACTCCAATAGGCAACTTAGAAGATATTAGCTTTCGCGCAATTAAAACATTGAAGACTTCGGATATTATTCTTTGCGAAGATATTAGAACTAGTCAAAAACTTTTAAAACATTATGAGATTAATAATAAACAATTAATTGCATATCATAAATTTAATGAAAAACAATTAGCAACTAAAATAGTCAATTTAATATTAAAAAATAAAGTCGTTTCTTTAATTTCTGATGCTGGAATGCCATGTATTTCTGATCCTGGATTTAATTTGATTACTGAATGCAAAAAGAATAATATTTTTGTGGATATAATAGGTGGACCCACCGCTTTTGTTCACGCTTTCATAAAATCTAATTTTGGTTCGACATTTACTTTTTTAGGTTTTTTAAAAGATAAGAGTGGTGAGCGTTGTAATCAATTAAAAAAACTAAGTGAGGGCATTTATGTTTCTTATGTGTCACCACATAAATTAATTAGTACTTTAAATGATTTTGCAAATGTTTTTGATAATGAAATTGATTTATATTTATGTAAGGAATTAACAAAATTATATGAAAGTGATTATTCTGGTAAACCACTTGAAATAATTGAACAATTAGAAAACAATATTAAAGGTGAGTTTGTTTTGGTATTTTCAATTAAAAAACAAAAACACATAAAAGTTAATAAATATGAAAATAAAAACCGGGTTTTATAAATCCGGTTTTAATATTTATAATTTTTAAAAACAATTAATTGTTGGTTTTAGCAACAAATGCATCTAAACGGCTAGCTTTTCTTGCACCATTGTTTTGGTGTAAAACACCTTTTGAGACAGCTTTATCAATTTCATGGTGTGCTTTAGCAACTAAATCAGCTGTTTTTTCATCTTTCGAT includes:
- the rsmI gene encoding 16S rRNA (cytidine(1402)-2'-O)-methyltransferase — translated: MEFKLFIIGTPIGNLEDISFRAIKTLKTSDIILCEDIRTSQKLLKHYEINNKQLIAYHKFNEKQLATKIVNLILKNKVVSLISDAGMPCISDPGFNLITECKKNNIFVDIIGGPTAFVHAFIKSNFGSTFTFLGFLKDKSGERCNQLKKLSEGIYVSYVSPHKLISTLNDFANVFDNEIDLYLCKELTKLYESDYSGKPLEIIEQLENNIKGEFVLVFSIKKQKHIKVNKYENKNRVL
- the rpsT gene encoding 30S ribosomal protein S20, whose translation is MANIKSKQKAILSNEKANARNSAIKSTVKTAIKKAKLAAQSKDEKTADLVAKAHHEIDKAVSKGVLHQNNGARKASRLDAFVAKTNN